TTTCAAATCCATGGCGGAATTTACTGTTGTTTTTTCTGTATTTagattttgattttgttgttgttttgctCCATTAGATCTGTTGTGTATCATCTTCGAGCATGATCTAGGATCTAGATCTCAGCATTTCTACTGTGAATATTCTTTATCATGTCAGTTCATGCGTGTTGATTCGTTTCGAAAAGAGTTAAATGTATGTAAGTTAGTGTTTTTTAGCTCATTTTACAATATGCAAGTGCTACGTGTTGTTTTTTAGAGGTATGTTTCTCAAATACATGGAATTTATAGTTCTTTTTgtgattttgttgttgttatactcCATTAGATCTGTTATGAATCATCTTCGAGCATGTTTTAGGATCTAGATCTCAGCATTTCTACTCGTTATGTCATTTCGCACATGTTGATTGGTTTCGAAAACGTCAAATGTCTGTAAATTAGTGTTTTTTTTAGCAACATTTTTCAGTATGCAAGTGTTACTTGTTGTTTTTCAAAGCCATGGAGGACTTTACAGTTTTTTAATTATTagattttgattttgttgttgtttgctCCATTAGATCTGTTGTGAATCATCTTCaaccattttttaattttatattttggattTAGGATCTAGATCTCAGCATTTCTAGTGTAAATGAACTCGTTATGTAGTTTCATATATGTTAATTCGTATAAGATCTGTGTTATGAATCATTCTTCGTGCATATCGTTTTGTGGATTTAGGATCTAGATCTTGGAATTTCTACTGTGAATATTCTTCTTATGTCATTTCATACATGGTGATTCGTTGCCAAAAGCTTCAAATGTCTGTAAATTAGTGGTGATCTGACAACATTTTCCAATATGCTAacatttttcttccttttttctctATTGGATTTTGATTTTGTTGCTTTTTTTTGCTCCATTAGTTTCGTTTTAGATCTGATATTGCTCTTTTTTGTCGATATACGGTCTATATCTCAGCATTTCTACTGTAGATATTCTCATTTACATGTTGATTCGTTTCGAAAGCGTCAACTGTTATAGCAACATTTTTTCAATATGCAATTGTTACATGTTTTTACTCCTTTGGTTTGTTCTTAGATCCCTTGTATTGCTTACATTAAGTAAAAGCACTTTGGAGTTCTCAAGCATTGTGGTTTATATGGGGCAGTTTATTGGGAATATGATATGTGCCTTATGGTGGTCTTATAGTATGATTTTTGTTGGCTAATAGCTGACATATAGTGGGGGAATGTTTTAGAAAATTCTTCTGGATGTCTTTTCTTTGGTTACCTTTGTTGCAGGGAATGGTTGTTGCCTGATTAGTTTCACTGTCTTATGTGTAGTACTAGCAGTTTTTGCTTGATTTACTCTGGTAGATTGACTATTTTAAGATAGGTTTTAACATGTTCTCTTAAATTTGGTCAGAGCAGACATGGAAACTTTCTTGTTCACCTCAGAGTCGGTCAACGAAGGCCACCCCGACAAGCTCTGTGACCAGGTCTCAGATGCCATTCTTGATGCTTGTCTAGAGCAGGATCCAGAAAGCAAGGTCGCATGTGAAACCTGCACAAAGACAAACATGGTTATGGTCTTTGGAGAGATCACAACCAAGGCCACCGTAGACTACGAGAAGATTGTTCGTGACACATGCAGAGGCATTGGGTTCATCTCAGCAGATGTTGGCCTTGATGCTGACAACTGCAAGGTCCTTGTTAACATTGAACAGCAGAGCCCTGACATTGCCCAAGGAGTTCACGGTCATCTTACCAAGAAACCAGAAGAAATTGGAGCTGGTGACCAAGGTCACATGTTTGGCTATGCCACAGATGAAACTCCAGAGCTCATGCCCCTCACCCATGTTTTGGCCACCAAGCTTGGTGCCAAGCTTACTGAAGTGAGGAAGAACAAAACCTGCCCATGGCTCAGGCCAGATGGCAAGACCCAAGTTACTGTTGAGTACAAGAACGACAATGGTGCCATGGTCCCTATTAGAGTTCACACTGTTCTCATCTCAACCCAGCATGACGAAACTGTCACAAACGACCAGATTGCCCAGGACTTGAAAGAGCATGTGATCAAGCCTGTGATCCCTGCTAAGTACCTTGATGAGAACACCATCTTCCACCTCAACCCATCAGGTCGCTTTGTCATTGGTGGTCCACATGGAGATGCTGGTCTCACTGGCAGGAAAATTATCATTGATACCTACGGAGGCTGGGGTGCTCACGGTGGAGGTGCCTTCTCAGGAAAGGATCCCACTAAGGTGGACAGGAGTGGTGCTTACATTGTTAGGCAGGCAGCAAAGAGTGTGGTCGCCTCAGGACTTGCTCGCCGCTGTATTGTGCAGGTTTCTTATGCTATCGGTGTGGCTGAACCACTTTCCGTGTTTGTTGACACTTACAAGACAGGAACAATTCCCGACAAGGATATTTTGGTTCTGATCAAGGAGAACTTTGACTTCAGACCTGGAATGATGTCAATCAATCTTGATTTGTTGAGAGGAGGTAACTTCAGGTACCAGAAGACTGCAGCTTACGGTCACTTTGGTCGTGATGACCCCGATTTCACCTGGGAGACTGTCAAGGTCCTCAAGCCAAAAGCTTGAGTGAGGTCTTGCATTACAATTTTTTGGCCAGTTAAATTTCTACTGGCCATTATTCTTGTTGCGGACCAATAAACAAGCTGCATTGGTGCTGGAAGAAGAGAACATGCGTTTCCATTCCGTGTCATCGAACATTtgttattttcctttttctttcttcaccCTTTTTTGCAGTACCTTATTTCTATTTCGTTACGCTTATTGAGTAGCAGTGATTTAAGTTCTCCTTGTTTATCCAATTTATATATGATTCTATCATAGTATCTCCTGGGTGAAAAAACTTCCTGTTTAATGAAATTTTTTACTGTGATCATTTTATCTAATGAGAAATTTAGTCAGTTTATCAAATTGGTTT
This DNA window, taken from Solanum dulcamara chromosome 3, daSolDulc1.2, whole genome shotgun sequence, encodes the following:
- the LOC129882037 gene encoding S-adenosylmethionine synthase 3, which translates into the protein METFLFTSESVNEGHPDKLCDQVSDAILDACLEQDPESKVACETCTKTNMVMVFGEITTKATVDYEKIVRDTCRGIGFISADVGLDADNCKVLVNIEQQSPDIAQGVHGHLTKKPEEIGAGDQGHMFGYATDETPELMPLTHVLATKLGAKLTEVRKNKTCPWLRPDGKTQVTVEYKNDNGAMVPIRVHTVLISTQHDETVTNDQIAQDLKEHVIKPVIPAKYLDENTIFHLNPSGRFVIGGPHGDAGLTGRKIIIDTYGGWGAHGGGAFSGKDPTKVDRSGAYIVRQAAKSVVASGLARRCIVQVSYAIGVAEPLSVFVDTYKTGTIPDKDILVLIKENFDFRPGMMSINLDLLRGGNFRYQKTAAYGHFGRDDPDFTWETVKVLKPKA